The genomic DNA GGACTGAGCCGGCCCGCAGAAGATCTGCCCGAGGCGGTCGCCGAAGGCGTCGCCCAGTTCCTGGGAAGGCCACGGGCACGCGGATGGATCCACGTGTACTCGGCCATTGTCGCTTTCATCGCCGGGGCCGCTCTGGTGTCGGTGTCGTGGTCGCTGGAGTCCACCCGGGCCGGGCTGGCCACCCTGCTCTACACGTTCACGATCGTGGCCATGTTCGCCGTCAGCGGGACCTACCACCGAGTGACGTGGAAGTCGCCCGGCGCCCGCAAATGGATGAAGCGGCTCGACCACTCGATGATCTTCATCTTCATCGCGGGCAGCTACACCCCGTTCGCACTGCTGGCCCTGCCCGAATCCAAAGGCATGGTGCTGTTCTGGATCGTCTGGGGCGGGGCGATCGCCGGTGTGCTGCTCAAGATGTTCTGGCCGTCAGCACCACGCTGGCTCGGTGTCCCGCTCTACATCCTGCTGGGCTGGGTGGCGGCCTGGTTCATCGGGCCGATCATGCACGGGGCCGGGGTCGCCGCGGTGGTGTTGTTGATCGTCGGCGGCGCGCTCTACAGCATCGGCGGCGTGCTCTACGCGCTCAAATGGCCCAACCCGTGGCCTACCACGTTCGGCCATCACGAGTTCTTCCACGCCTGCACGGCGGTGGCGGCGATCTGCCACTACATCGCCATGTGGTTCGCCGTCTTCTGATCCCCCCTCGGCACCGCGACCGTGCGTGTCTGCCGGTCCACACACCGCATTTCGCCGACAGGTTGCGCACGCTCGCGCTCGATGAGCCCGGTTACAGCTGGGTGATGTCGGCCGCGGACCAGTAGGCCTTCATCGTGGTGATCTGCCCGTCGGCGTCGAAGGTCATGACCTCCATGGGCTCGATGCGCATCGCGCCACCGACGACGATCGCGAACAGGAACGCCGCCTCGTGGCCGCCGGGGCGGAACTTCAGCAACTCGGTCGTGATCTCGGCTCCTGCAGCGGTCAGGTTCTTGTAGAAGCCCTCAATCGCCTGGCGCCCGATGTGGACCTCCCCGCTGCCCACCGGATCCTCCAACGTCGCGTCGTCGGCATACAGCGCGGCGACCTCGGCAGCCGACCCGCCCGCAACGGTGTCGAGATAGCGCTTGACGAAGGACTCCAGGGCTGCGGCATCGTGGCTCATGGCCGCGAGGCTACACGGCGCCACTTCTGCCGTGTGGCGGTTGGCCACCCAGCGAGACGGCGAGATCCCCGACCGTCGTGACCGGCAGATCGCATACCGCCCCGCGGCACACGTAGGCGGCATCGGCGCCGTCCACCCGGTCGCGTCCCCGAAGCAACGGCGAGGAGTCTGCGGCTTCTGGGGCACCACCGATCACCAGCGCCCCGCCGGGTGCCAACCGGCGTGCGGCACCCAACAGCGGCGACGACGGATCGCCGGCCACCGCGATCTGGATCGGCCCGCGCACCTGCGCCTCAGCCACTGCCAGCCAGTGCCCGCCGGAGCGGGCCGCGCGGGCCAGGATCGGTGTGGCCGACGACAAAGTCGTCTGTGCCGCATCCACATAGCGCTGCGAGCCGGTCAGGTAACCCGCCGCCTGCAGGGCCTCGGCGACCAGCGAAGCACCCGACGGCGTCGCACCGTCGATCGGGTCCGCGGGACGCACCATCAGCTGCTCGGCGTCGTCGGCGGTGTCGAACCAACGGCCCGGCTGATCGGGATCGGCAAAATGTTCGAGCGCGATATCCAACAGGCCAACCGCCTCGTCCAGCCCGAACCCGGTGAGCTGGTACAGCGTCAGCAATGCGGTGGCCAATGCCGCGTGATCCTCCAGAATCGCCGCGCTCTCCCCGACCCTGCCGCCCAGGCCGGCCCGGCGCAGCCGGCCGTCCACCATGTGCAGGTCCAGTAGTTCCCGTGCGCATTCGACTGCCGCAGAGAGCAATTCGAGACGATCGAGGGCCACGGAGGCTTCGGCCAGCGCCGTGATGGCCAGGCCGTTCCAGGCGGTCACCACCTTGTCGTCGCGGGCCGGTTGGGGCCGCAGGGCGCGGGCCGCCGACAGCGCCGCACGCACCGACTCGAAGCGCGCATCGTCGTCGGGGTCGCGGTGCAGTTGCAGCACCGATGCACCATGCTCGAACGTGCCGCGCTCGGTCACCCCGAAAAGTGAAGCAGCCCAGGCCCCATCGTCCTCACCCAATACGGAGCGCAATTCGGCCGGCGTCCACACGTAGGTCAGTCCTTCGTGCCCACCGGCGTCGGCGTCCAGCGACGAGGTGAACATGCCACCCGCACCCAGATCCGACATGATGAATCCGGCCGTCTCCGCAGTCACCCTGCGCGCCAACGGATCCCCGGTGCGCCGCGCCAGGTGGGCATAGGCCCGCAACAGCAGCGCGTTGTCGTAGAGCATCTTCTCGAAGTGCGGCACCACCCAGTGCGGGTCGACGCTGTAACGGGCGAATCCCCCGGCCAACTGGTCGTAGATGCCGCCACGGGCCATCGCGGCACACGTACGCTCGACGGCCCCCAACGCCGCAACCGAACCCGTGCGTTCGTGGTGGCGCAGCAGCCCTTCCAACAACGCCGAGGGCGGGAATTTGGGCGCACCGCCAAAGCCGCCGTGCGCCACATCTTCGTCGTTCAGCACGGCGGCCACTGCGTGATTGCACAACTCGGGCCCCACCGGCGCCCCGCCGCCGGGCAGCCCGGCTGACATCGAGCGCAGTTCGTTGGCGATCTGACCGGAGGCGCGCTCGACCTCGTCGCGCCGGTCCCGCCAGGTTTCGGCGACCGCGTCCAACAGTTGCAGGAAGCCGAGCTTCGGGTAATAGGTCCCGCAGAAGAACGGCCGGCCGGCCGGGGTCAGGAAGCAGGTCATGGGCCAGCCGCCCTGCCCGGTGAGCGCGACGGTGGCGTTCATGTAGACCGCGTCCAGATCGGGACGCTCTTCGCGGTCGACCTTGATACAGACGAATCCGTCGTTGAGCACCGCGGCCACGTCGGCATCTTCGAACGATTCATGCGCCATCACATGGCACCAATGGCAGGCCGCATATCCGATGGACAGCAGGATGGGGACGTCCCGGGAGGCGGCTTCAGCGAGCGCCTCGGGCGTCCATTCTCGCCAGTGCACCGGGTTGTCGGCGTGCTGGCGCAGGTACGGGCTGGTGGACCCGCCGAGTGTGTTACCCGCTACCGGGCTCACGGGGCGGACCTTGATGGTCATCGGGGGCGCTGTTCACCGCGCCTTTGCCAGGTTCGGCGCCGGTGTCGTCGGCGGTGCCTTCGTCGGCAGCCTGGTCGGGCTCGGGGTGTTCCCGGTCGAAGGACTCGGGCAGCTTGCGCAGGTGGCGGTTCATCGACCACACCAGCGCGAAGGTGCCGATCAGCAGCGCCACCGTGACCAGCAGGCCGAGCGGGGTCGCCTTACCGAACTCCGGCCCGGTATTTCGTGGCTCGTCGGCGAGCAGTGTGATCACTGCGGTCAAAGTGTCGATCATTTCTCAATCCCGGTGAACAGGTCGTCTTCCGGCAGGTTCACCGGCACGCGCGACCGCGCCAACTCGAACTCCTCAGTCGGCCAGAGCCGTTGCTGCCATTCGATCGGCGCATGGAAGAAATCGCCTTTCGGGTCGATCTGGGTCGCATGTGCGCGCAGCGCATCGTCGCGCTGACTGAAGTACTCCGAGCATTCAACACGGGTGGTGACCCGGTTGGCGAACGGGTCGTGGTCCGGGTCCCAGTGCTCCAGCCATTTGCCGAAGGGGCCCTGCCGGCCGTTCCTGGCGAACTCGTCCTGCAGCAGTTGCATGCGTTCACGCAGGAAGCCGTGGTTGTAATACAGCTTCGACACGTTCCATGGTGTCCCGGCCTCGGGGTACAGCCGGTAGTCGGCGGCCGCCTCGTAGGCCGCCACCGAAACCTCGTGGCAGCGGATGTGGTCGGGGTGGGGGTAGCCACCGTTCTCGTCATAGGTGGTCAGCACGTGCGGCTGGAACTCCCGGATCACCCGGACCAGGCGGCTGACCGGCTCGGCGAGCGGCACACACCCGAAACAGCCGTCCGGCAGCGGGGGCATCGGATCGCCTTCGGGCAGGCCCGAGTCGACGAATCCCAGCCAGTGATGCTCGACGCCGAGGATCTCGGCGGCCTTGGCCATCTCGTCACGGCGCACCTCGGTGATCCGGCCGTGCACCTCGGGGAGGTCCATCGCCGGATTGAGTATGTCTCCGCGCTCGCCGCCGGTGAGCGTCACGACCATGACGCGCACACCTTCGGCCGCATAGCGCGCGGTGGTTGCCGCACCCTTGCTGGACTCGTCGTCCGGGTGGGCATGCACCGCCATCAACCGCAGTTCACTCATTTCGCTTTCATCTAACTACGGAGCCCTCTTACGTAATCCCTGTACCCAAACCTTCAACCCGCTCCCTGGGCTGCGGTGACGGATTTGTCTGGCCCTATAGTTCCAGTTCTGATGATCGAACGCCCCGCCGCCCGCTACGGATCCCGCCAATTGTCCCGACGGACCCGGCGAAGGATCACGTTTGCACTGGTCGGCCTGGTGGTGGTGGCAGGTGTGATCCTCGCAGTCGTGGCCTTCCAGCGGTTGGGCACCGGCGAGGTGAAAGGCGAGCTCTCGGCGTACGAACTGGTCGACAACCAGACGGTGTCGGTGACGATCGGGGTGACCCGTCCGGACCCTTCGAGGCCGGTGGTGTGCATCGTTCGGGCCCGTTCGATCGACGGGAGCGAAACTGGGCGCCGCGAAATCCTGGTGAGTCCCTCCGATCAGCGGGTGGTGCAGGTGACCGCCGAAGTGAAATCCAGCCGTCCTCCCGTGATGGGCGATGTCTACGGTTGCGGGACGGATGTGCCGTCCTACCTGGTAGCGCCCTGAATTTGACGCTCGCAACAAACGACGAACAGCCATTACGTGAAGATTCGTTGGCCGCTCGGTGGTACGATTGTGCGATACACGGTTCCTCGCTGGGGCCGTGTATTGCTGCATTAGCACTCAGGTAGGTGCTTATGTCCGCGGCAATACACGCGCCTGCCCCTCAGTCTGGAAACGACGGACTTCGCACGCGAAGAAGGCGTGAGAGCGCCGCAAGAGCAAGATAGACAGGAGCGCGAGAACATGACCGACACACAGGTCACCTGGCTCACTCAGGATGCATTCGACCGGTTGAAGGCGGAGCTGGATCAGCTGATCGCCAACCGGCCGGTGATCGCCGCCGAGATCAACGACCGTCGCGAAGAGGGCGACCTGCGCGAGAACGGTGGCTACCATGCCGCCCGCGAGGAGCAGGGCCAGCAGGAGGCCCGCATCCGTCAGCTGCAGGAGCTGCTCAACAACGCCAAGGTCGGTGAGGCACCCAAGCAGTCCGGTGTCGCGCTGCCCGGTTCGGTCGTCAAGGTGTACTACGACGACGACAAGAAGGACACCGAGACGTTCCTGATCGCCACCCGCCAGGAGGGCATCAGCGTCGGCAAGCTCGAGGTTTACTCCCCCAACTCACCGCTGGGCAGTGCCCTGATCGACGCCAAGGTCGGTGAGTCGCGCACCTACACCGTGCCGAACGGCAACACCGTCAAGGTCACCCTGGTCAGCGCCGAGCCCTATCACGACTGACGGGTCGGCGCGGGGGAAGCACTACAGTCGGGGAAATGGCGCAAATCGCCGAAGACCTGTTCTTGCTGTTGCTGGACAACGCAGCCGCCCAGCCCGCACTTGACCGCCATCGCAGGGAGAAAGTACTCAGCGCCGCGGTACTGCTGGACCTGGCCTACGCGTGCCGGATCCGCCCAGCCATGGCAGACGAGCCGATCGAGGCCGGCCGGTTGATCGCGCTGGCCGGCGATTGGCCCGCCGATCCGGTCGGTGACCCGGCGTTCGAACTACTGCAACGCCGGCCACTTTCGGCGGAGTCCGCGCTGGCCAGGCTGAGCAGGCACACCCAGTCAAACCTGGAGCTGCATCTCGAACGCGTCGGGGCGATCCGGCGAGTCCGCCTGCCCGGCAAAGGTTTTCCGGGCAAGCCGGTGTACTGCTGGCCATTGGCCAACCGGGAACGAGTCAGCCAGGCGCGGGCGGCCTTGTTGGCCGCACTGTTCGACGGCCACAACCCGGTACCCGCAATCGCCGCGATCATCTGCCTGCTGCACGCAGTTGACGGCTTGGGCGCGATACTGAGCCTCAACGACCGGGGCTGGCGGTGGGTGCATGCCCGGTCCACCGAAATCGCCACGGGCATCTGGGTGGACGAGACCGCGTCGGCAATGCCCGAGATGAATCTGGCAGTGACGACGTCGGCGTTACGTCCGGCCCTGATGACCTAGCCTTCCTTGCGCGAGCAGACGCTGCGGTACCCCGGTAACGTCGTTCTCGGGTACCTACGCGTCTGCTCGGCGCTATTTGCCGAGGGCCTGCTCCAGGTCGGCCAGCAGGTCGGCAGCATGTTCGATACCTACCGACAGCCGCACCAGGTTGTCGGGAACCTCCAGCTGCGAGCCCGCCGTCGACGCATGCGTCATGGCCCCTGGGTACTCGATCAACGACTCCACCCCGCCGAGCGACTCGGCGAGAATGAAAAGCTCAGTGCGCGAGCACAACTCACGTGCCGCCCGGGGGCCACCGCGCAGCTGCAGGCTCACCATGCCGCCGAAACCGGACATCTGCCGCGCCGCCACATCGTGGTTGGGGTGACTGACCAGACCGGGATAGAGCACGGTCTCGACCGCCGGGTGTCCGTCGAGGAATTCGGCTATCAGCGCGGCGTTTTCGCTGTGCTGACGCATCCGCAGCACCAACGTCTTGAGCCCACGCATGGTCAGGTACGCGTCGAAGGGACCCGGCACCGCTCCGGCGCCGTTCTGTAGGAACGCGAATGCCGCGTCGAGTTCCTCGTCGTTGGTCAGCAGCGCGCCGCCGACCACATCCGAGTGCCCACCGATGTACTTGGTGGTGGAGTGCAGCACGATGTCGGCACCCAGCAGCAGTGGCTGCTGCAGCGCCGGCGAGGCAAACGTGTTGTCCACCAACACCTTGACGCCCGCGGACGACGCGATCTGGACGATCCCCGGGATGTCGGCCACGCTCAGCAGCGGGTTGGTGGGCGTTTCCACCCAGATCAGCCGGGTCCGCGGGGTGAGCGCTGAGCGCACCGCGTCCAGGTCGCTCAACGGTACCGGGGTGTGGGTGACCCCCCACTGCGAGAACACCTTGTCGATGAGGCGGAACGTGCCACCGTATGCATCGTCGGGGATGACCACGTGGTCGCCGGGCCGCAGCACCGCGCGCAGGGCACAGTCGGTGGCGGCCATGCCCGAGCTGAAGGCGCGCCCGTAGGCGGCTTCCTCGACCGCGGCGAGCGCCGACTCCAGAGCCTGCCGGGTGGGATTTCCGGTACGGGCGTATTCGAATCCACCGCGCAGCCCGCCGACGCCGTCCTGGGCGAAGGTCGAACTGGCGTAGATCGGGGTGTTGACGGCTCCGGTGCCCGGGTCGGGTCGGTAACCGGCGTGGATGGCTTTTGTGGCCAGACCGTGCCACCTGCGCTGTTCACTCATAACGTGTCGAGCCTATCGCGGCCGTTCAGTTTCGCAGCTTTCGTCCGTACTGGTCGGGAACTGATCGGTTGAACATCATGACCGCATCCACCAGAGCCCAGATCCCGACGCCGACAATGATGAACAACCCGACGATCAGAATCGACGTGAGGATGCCGAGGATCGTCAGCCCCAGCTGGATCGCGCCGATATTGGTGGAGCCGATGTAGAAACGTCCGACACCGAAGCCGCCGAGAAACAGCTGCAACAGACCGGCGGTGACAGCCGATTTGTCGGACAACGGCTCCCCGGTCTGCGGGTCGCGACCGAACGGCGCCGACGGGTCGGCGGGATACGCGCCGTAAGGCTGCGGCTGCCCCGGGTACCCGGCCGCCGGGAAGCCCTGAGGCGGATAGCCTGCGGGCGGACCCTGAGGCGGATAACCGCCGAATTGCGGGACTCCCTGCGGAGGCGGGAATTGCGGAGGCATGGCCTGCGGCGGCACTCCGTACATGCCTTCAGGCGGATTTGGTGTCGACATGGCGGCCCCGACTTTCTCGAATGCACCGAACTCCGATATGGATTCGGCATCGGCAGGCTAGCTGAAATGATGTCACGGAACACAGCGCCCACGGCGCCGGCATTTCTGCCGTACGCGCCGTGGGCGGCTGAGGTTGGTGCTACCTACGGGGTCAGCGGTGCCACCGGGCCGCCGCTGAGCCGACGCCAGGCGTACACCTGGATGAGCAGGATCAGAGGCATTCCCACGATCAGTCCGAGCCCGCACGGGATCGACCCGACGATGGCGATGGCGATCATCACGAGCACCGTGAGCAGCACCGTGCCGAACTTGGGCTTGACCAGATTGAAGCTCGTCTTGACCGCGTCGACACCGCTGAGGTTGCGGTCGACGGCTGCGACCGTCGTGAACAGGAACAGGACGCCGAGAAGCACCTCTACGATCCACGTCAACGGCAGGGTCAACCAAGCGAGCCCCGGCATCAGCATCGTGGGGAGCATCAGCACGAAGACGACCGCGAAGACGATCAGACCGACAAGCACGGTCGCGAGGATCACGTTGCCGACGTTGCGTGGCTTGAAGAACGATCCAATGGTTACCGGCTGTCCGTCGGCGATGTCGAGCAGGCCGGCGGTGTAGGCCGCCGCGATCCAGCCACCCATGACCAACAGCACGATTAGCCCGACCAGCATCACGGCCCCGCCGGCGACCCCGAGATTGCTCGACGCCGAGAAGCTCATGCCCGAGTCATAGGACTCGTAACTGCTGGTGGTGTCGGGCGACACCGCGCTGGCAATCAGCGTGAAGATGACGTAGACGGCAGCGGTTGCGGCGCCGTAGACGAGTCCCGGCACGATCAGTTCGACCGGATGCTTGAGGAACTTGTTCCAGGCCCACGAGAAGGCGTCACCGACGTTGTAGGGCGCGGCCCCGTAGCCGGGTCCACCGGCGGGCGGGTAGCCGGGCGCCGGCCCGTAGCCGGGCGGTGGATAGCCACCGGGCGGCGGGTAACCGCCAGGAGGCGGGTAGCCCCCGGGTTGTGGGTAGCCACCCGGCGGCGGGTAACCTCCGGCGCCCGCGGGCGGCGGAGGAGGGTAGCCGCCCTCCGGCGGAGGCGGGTAGTTCCCGGGCGGGGGCGGTTGATCGGTCACGTCGAAAGCTCTCCTCATCTCGGATAGCGCTCCGCAGGCGGACGCTACTTTCTGCCAGCACCTAGACGGACAGACTGCTCCACAGGCAGATTACGCATCGTCGACCTCCTTTGACAGGACAACACGAGCGTGTTCGCCGGGCTCAGTGGGCCGGTCGTTGCCGCGGGCAGCGACGGTGTCTGAGTTTGCTAGCCCTAGGCCAACTCACCCTAACTGAGAAGTCGCTGGAGACAAGGCATTCCACGCGACGCAAGCGCCGCGACGTAATTAGTGTCGCCCGCCGGCCTCGGACAGGAACCCGAGCAGATCGTGGCGAGTGAGCACGCCGACGGGCTTGCCCTCCTCGACGACCATCACCGCGTCGCACTCGCGCAATGTCTTGGCAGCCGTGGAGACCAACTCCCCCGCACCGATCAGCGGCAACGGCGGGCTCATGTGTTCGGCCACCGCGTCGGCCAGCTTCGCCCGGCCCTCGAATACCGCGGACAGCAGTTCCCGCTCGGACACACTGCCGGCCACCTCGCCCGCCATCACCGGAGGTTCGGCGCCGACCACCGGCATCTGCGAGACGCCGTACTCGCGAAGGATGCCGATCGCGTCGCGCACCGTCTCCGCCGGGTGCGTATGCACCAGGTCGGGCAGCGCCCCGGATTTGCCGCGCAGGACATCGCCGACAGTCGACTGCTCGATCGAACCGTCGAGCCGGTTGCGCAAGAACCCATACGACGACATCCATGCGTCGTTGAAAATCTTTGAGAGATAACCGCGTCCGCCGTCGGGCAACAGCACCACGACGACCGAGTCCGGCCCGGCCGTGCGGGCCACCTCGAGTGCGGCCACCACCGCCATGCCGCAGGATCCACCGACCAGCAGCGCCTCCTCGCGCGCCAGCCGCCGGGTCATGTCGAACGAATCGCCGTCGGACACGGCGATGATCCCGTTGGGAATCGACGGGTCGTAGGCCGACGGCCAGAAGTCCTCGCCGACGCCTTCCACCAGGTACGGCCGCCCGGTTCCACCGGAGTACACCGAGCCCTCCGGGTCGGCGCCGATCACCTGGACCTTGCCGTCGGACACCTCTTTCAGGTACCGCCCGGTGCCCGTGATGGTGCCGCCGGTGCCGACCCCCGCCACGAAGTGCGTGACGGTGCCGTCGGTGTCGGCCCAGATCTCCGGACCCGTCGTCTCGTAGTGGCTCTCCGGCCCCATCGGGTTGGAGTACTGGTCGGGCTTCCAGGCGCCGTCGATCTCCTCGACGAGGCGGTTGGAGACGCTGTAGTAGCTGTCCGGGTCATCCGGTGACACCGCCGTCGGGCACACCACGACCTCGGCGCCATAGGCGCGCAACACATTCTGCTTGTCCTCGCTGACCTTGTCCGGGCAGACGAAGATGCACTTGTAGCCGCGCGTCTGGGCCACCATGGCCAGCCCGACCCCGGTGTTGCCGGACGTCGGCTCGACGATGGTGCCGCCGGGCTTGAGCTCGCCGCTGGCCTCGGCGGCGTCGATCATCTTGGCCGCGATGCGGTCCTTGGAGCTGCCACCGGGGTTCAGGTACTCGATCTTGGCCAGGACCCTGCCCGAGCCTTCGGGGACAACCGAGTTCAGCTGAACCAGCGGGGTATTGCCGATGAGCTCACTGATGTGCCTGGCGATGCGCATACGTCAATGGTCTCAGGCCCGCGAAACGCTTACCAGGTCGCCTCTCGAATGTATTCGCCGATCTGGCGCAATGAGCGCTTCGCTTCGGACACCAGCGGCGACGCGAGCTGGAAGACATGCATCTGACCGGGCCAGATCCGGAGCTCGACCGGCACCCCGGCAGCGGCCAGCATGTGCGCGGCTTTTCGCGCATCGCTGAGCAGAACCTCCGAGCCCGACGCGTGGATCAGCGTGCGCGGCAGACCGGGCTCGACGTGATCGAGCGGCTCGTAGACGTGCTCGCCCTTGCGCTCTGCTGCGCGTTCGATGAGCTCGACGAGGGCGTCGAAAGCCTTGGGCGGGAACATCGCGTCGGTGTGCATGTTGGGGTGGTTGGCCCGCGACTCGTTGTCGATCTCGAACAGCGGCGACATCGCCACCAGCGCGGCCGGCATCTCGCCGTCATCGAGCAGGCGCTCGGCCAGCGCCAGCGACAGGTAGCCGCCCGCCGAGTCGCCGGCCAGCACGATCTGGTCCGGCTCGTAGCCAAGCAGCCGAAGCCACTGGTAGGCGTCGTAACAGTCCTCGATCGCGGTGCCCACCGAGTGCTTGGGGACCATCCGGTAATTGACCACGAGCACCGGGCTGTCGGCGTACTCCGACAGCGCCGTGACGATCCCCGAGTGCGTGTTGGCCCCACAGGCCAGGAAAGCACCGCCATGCAGGTAGAGGATCACGCTGCGTTTCCCGTCGGCGGGGAGTACGCCGTCGGCGCGCACCAGCTGCGCGTTGCAGTGGGGCAGCGCGATGGTGGCCTTGATGGTTCCGGGCGCCGGCCGGATCAGCCGGGCAGCGAAATTGACCAGCCCGAAAGGCCACGGCAGATGCGGTACATGGCTACCAATTGCCAAGGTCGGCTTGATTGTCAGCGTGGCCGCCAGCGAAGCCAATCGACCTGCCAGACTCGGGCCGTCCTCGACCACCTCGACGGGCGCGCCGTCACTGACCGGAAACCTACGCCCGCGGTGGGCCCTAGCTGGGCTTATGCCAGCATGATGAGACCTGGATACCTTGCTCGGTGCAGTCATCGTCACCACTTCCTACGTCTTTGTAGTGCTCGGTGAGCTTCGTCACTCAGACAACCCGGGTAACTTAGCTTGACATCCGTAAACAGTTCAACAGTCAAATAAACTGAATTGATACCGGACTTGATACAGCACCGTGATCGCCACGCTGAGGCGCCACGCGGATAACCCGTCTGATCCACCTAGACTGATCCTGTGGGCACACCGCGTCGGTCGACCATCGCCCTCGCCGCTGCTGCGACGTTGGCTTCTACGGGATCGGCCTATATCGGAGCACGCAACCTGTTGAGCGGGCAGGCCAACAAGGCGCGTCAGGTGATCCCCAAATCCTGGGACATCCCGCCACGCGCCGACGGCGTGTATCGCCCCGGCGGCGGGCCCGTCGAGAAGTGGGAGCGCGGAGTCCCCTTCGACCTGCACCTGATGATCTTCGGCGACTCCACGGCCACCGGATACGGATGCCGGGTGCCCGACGAGGTGCCGGGAGTTCTGATCGCCCGCGGCGCGGCCCAGCAGTTCGGCAAACGAATCCGCTTGAGCACCAAGGCAATTGTCGGTGCCACCTCCAAGGGATTGTCCGGGCAGATCGATGCCATGTTCGTCGCGGGCGCACCCCCAGATGCTGCCGTGATCATGATCGGCGCCAACGACATCACCAAACCCAACGGCATCGCGCCGTCGGCCCGCCGGGTCGGCGACGCGGTGCGCCGGCTGCATGCGGCAGGAGCCGTCGTCGTGGTCGGCACGTGCCCCGATTTCGGGGTGATCACCGCTATTCCGCAACCGTTGCGCGCATTCACCCGCGCGCGTGGCCTGCGGCTGGCCCGCGCCCAGGCCGGCGCCGTGCGAGCGGCCGGCGGCATACCCGTACCGTTCTCCGACCTCCTGGCCCGGGACTTCCACAAGGCCCCTGACCTGCTGTTCTCCGAGGACATGTTCCATCCGTCGGCAGCCGGCTATGCGCTGGCGGCCAAGCAGTTGCTGCCCGCGCTGTGTTCGGTGCTCGGCGAGTGGGACGGTGACGCGGCACTGGAATCCGGCACCGCCGATACCGGGACATTGCTGAGCCAGCTCGGCGGTGTCAGCAGGCTGTGGCGCCGCTCAACCGGGGTACCCGCACCCATCGTCGTGCACGCGGGCTAGTTTCAACTGAGTTTTCTAAGCCATTCGATTAGCAGGAGCCGTCATGCCTGAAGCCGTCATCGTTGCCACTGCCCGCTCACCGATCGGCCGCGCCGTCAAGGGATCGCTGGCCACCATGCGCCCCGACGACCTGGCCGGCCAGATGGTGCGCGCCGTGTTGGACAAGGTGCCGTCGCTGGATCCCAGGGACATCGACGACCTGATGATGGGCTGCGCCCAGCCCGCCGGTGAGGCCGGCTACAACATCGCTCGCGCGGTGGCCGTCGAACTCGGCTATGACTTCCTGCCGGGCACGACCGTCAACCGGTACTGCTCATCGTCGCTACAGACCACCCGGATGGCCTTCCACGCCATCAAGGCCGGCGAGGGTGATGTGTTCA from Mycobacterium sp. DL440 includes the following:
- a CDS encoding DUF4307 domain-containing protein, producing MIERPAARYGSRQLSRRTRRRITFALVGLVVVAGVILAVVAFQRLGTGEVKGELSAYELVDNQTVSVTIGVTRPDPSRPVVCIVRARSIDGSETGRREILVSPSDQRVVQVTAEVKSSRPPVMGDVYGCGTDVPSYLVAP
- a CDS encoding GPP34 family phosphoprotein, which gives rise to MAQIAEDLFLLLLDNAAAQPALDRHRREKVLSAAVLLDLAYACRIRPAMADEPIEAGRLIALAGDWPADPVGDPAFELLQRRPLSAESALARLSRHTQSNLELHLERVGAIRRVRLPGKGFPGKPVYCWPLANRERVSQARAALLAALFDGHNPVPAIAAIICLLHAVDGLGAILSLNDRGWRWVHARSTEIATGIWVDETASAMPEMNLAVTTSALRPALMT
- the mca gene encoding mycothiol conjugate amidase Mca, which translates into the protein MSELRLMAVHAHPDDESSKGAATTARYAAEGVRVMVVTLTGGERGDILNPAMDLPEVHGRITEVRRDEMAKAAEILGVEHHWLGFVDSGLPEGDPMPPLPDGCFGCVPLAEPVSRLVRVIREFQPHVLTTYDENGGYPHPDHIRCHEVSVAAYEAAADYRLYPEAGTPWNVSKLYYNHGFLRERMQLLQDEFARNGRQGPFGKWLEHWDPDHDPFANRVTTRVECSEYFSQRDDALRAHATQIDPKGDFFHAPIEWQQRLWPTEEFELARSRVPVNLPEDDLFTGIEK
- the greA gene encoding transcription elongation factor GreA yields the protein MTDTQVTWLTQDAFDRLKAELDQLIANRPVIAAEINDRREEGDLRENGGYHAAREEQGQQEARIRQLQELLNNAKVGEAPKQSGVALPGSVVKVYYDDDKKDTETFLIATRQEGISVGKLEVYSPNSPLGSALIDAKVGESRTYTVPNGNTVKVTLVSAEPYHD
- a CDS encoding hemolysin III family protein; translation: MTAPTGSTKPYRSAAGLSRPAEDLPEAVAEGVAQFLGRPRARGWIHVYSAIVAFIAGAALVSVSWSLESTRAGLATLLYTFTIVAMFAVSGTYHRVTWKSPGARKWMKRLDHSMIFIFIAGSYTPFALLALPESKGMVLFWIVWGGAIAGVLLKMFWPSAPRWLGVPLYILLGWVAAWFIGPIMHGAGVAAVVLLIVGGALYSIGGVLYALKWPNPWPTTFGHHEFFHACTAVAAICHYIAMWFAVF
- a CDS encoding nuclear transport factor 2 family protein, which translates into the protein MSHDAAALESFVKRYLDTVAGGSAAEVAALYADDATLEDPVGSGEVHIGRQAIEGFYKNLTAAGAEITTELLKFRPGGHEAAFLFAIVVGGAMRIEPMEVMTFDADGQITTMKAYWSAADITQL
- a CDS encoding thioredoxin domain-containing protein produces the protein MSPVAGNTLGGSTSPYLRQHADNPVHWREWTPEALAEAASRDVPILLSIGYAACHWCHVMAHESFEDADVAAVLNDGFVCIKVDREERPDLDAVYMNATVALTGQGGWPMTCFLTPAGRPFFCGTYYPKLGFLQLLDAVAETWRDRRDEVERASGQIANELRSMSAGLPGGGAPVGPELCNHAVAAVLNDEDVAHGGFGGAPKFPPSALLEGLLRHHERTGSVAALGAVERTCAAMARGGIYDQLAGGFARYSVDPHWVVPHFEKMLYDNALLLRAYAHLARRTGDPLARRVTAETAGFIMSDLGAGGMFTSSLDADAGGHEGLTYVWTPAELRSVLGEDDGAWAASLFGVTERGTFEHGASVLQLHRDPDDDARFESVRAALSAARALRPQPARDDKVVTAWNGLAITALAEASVALDRLELLSAAVECARELLDLHMVDGRLRRAGLGGRVGESAAILEDHAALATALLTLYQLTGFGLDEAVGLLDIALEHFADPDQPGRWFDTADDAEQLMVRPADPIDGATPSGASLVAEALQAAGYLTGSQRYVDAAQTTLSSATPILARAARSGGHWLAVAEAQVRGPIQIAVAGDPSSPLLGAARRLAPGGALVIGGAPEAADSSPLLRGRDRVDGADAAYVCRGAVCDLPVTTVGDLAVSLGGQPPHGRSGAV